In Candidatus Aminicenantes bacterium, the genomic window GCCCAGCGCAGCATCGGACGGAAGATCTTAACGATGCCGATCTTGGCCAGGACAAGAGCGCCGAGGACCAGGGCCAGATGCCAATGCAGGACGGCCCGCAGGGGGAGGGCGTCTCCGGCCCGCGAGAGGAGCATGGCGCCCAGGAGGGTGTTCAGAAAGAGGCAGGCGGCGAACGTCCGTCCGGCCCAGGCGTGGATGCGGCGCAGCAGGACGGGATTCTTGGCCGGGATCGGCCGGCCGGTGAGCAGGAGCATGGATCCGGCGGCCACGGCGCCGGCCAGGATGAGGATTGAGGCGAAAACGATCTTGAGGATGGGGATCACGGCTTGCTCCGGGTGCCGGCCCTATTCCAATCGATAGTTCGGCGCTTCCTTGGTGATCGTCACGTCGTGGACGTGGCTTTCCTTGAGTCCGGCGGCGGAGATCTTGATGAACCTGGCTTTTTCGCGCATCTCCTCGATCGTCCGGCAGCCGGCGTAGCCCATGCCGGAGCGGAGTCCTCCAACGACCATGTGCAGGATCGAAGCGACGGGGCCCTTGGTCGGAACCATGCCCTCGATGCCTTCCGGGACGAGCTTGGTCTCGGGAGCCGCGGCATCCCGGAAATACCGGTCGAGGCTCTTGCCTTCGCGCATGACTTCGAGCGAGCCCATGCCGCGGTAGATCTTATAGGAGCGTCCCTGGTACATGACGGCCTCGCCGGGCGCCTCGTCGGTGCCGGCCAGCATGTTGCCGAGCATGACCGAGCTGGCTCCGGCGGCGATGGCCTTGGCCACGTCGCCGGAAGACTTGACGCCGCCGTCGGCGATGATCGGGATGTCCTTCTCCCGGGCCGCCCGGGCGACGTCGGCGATGGCTGTGATCTGCGGCACGCCGCAGCCGCTGACCACACGGGTGGTGCAGATCGAGCCGGGGCCGACGCCCACCTTGACCGCGTCGACACCCCGGTCGATGAGATCGCGGGCGGCTTCGGCGGTGCCGATGTTGCCGGCGATGAGCTCCTGTTCGGGAAATTCGGCCCGCAGCCGCTCGACCATTTTCAGAACCCGCTCCTGATGGCCGTGAGCGGTGTCCACGATGATGACGTCGACTTTGGCGGCGACCAGAGCCCGGGCTCGGTCCAGGGCGTCTTCGCCCGTGCCGATCGCGGCTCCCACCCGGAGCCGGCCCAAGGCGTCTTTGGCCGAGTTGGGGTACTGGATGCGCTTGAGGATGTCCTTGTAGGTGATCATCCCCTTGAGCCGGCGGCCCTCGTCTATAACCAAAATCTTCTCGATCTTGTGCTTGTGGAAGAGGACTTCGGCCTCGGCGAGCGAGGTGCCGACCGGGACCGTGACCAGCTCCCGGGTCATGACCTGGGCGATGGGCATGTTCCAGCGGGTCTCGAAGCGGATATCCCGGTTGGTCAGGATGCCGACCAGAGTGTTGGCCCCGTCTGTGATCGGGAGGCCGGAGATGCGGTACTTCTGCATCACGTCCCGGGCGGCGCCGATGAGGTCGGTCGGCCGCATGCTGATCGGGTCGTGGATCATCCCGCTCTCGTGCCGCTTGACCTTGTCGACCTCGTCGGCCTGGGCCTCGACGGTCATGTTGCGGTGGACGATGCCGAGGCCGCCGTTCTGGGCCATGGCGATGGCCATGGCCGACTTGGTCACAGTGTCCATGGCCGCGCTGACGATGGGCGCCCGCAGCTCGATGCGGCGGCTGAGACGGCTGGCGACGTCGGTCTCGGCCGGCACGACGGAGGAGGCGGCAGGGAGGATGAGGACGTCGTCGAAGGTCAGGCCTTCCTTGATCGGGTGCTCCAGCATGTCGCCTCCTTCCGCGGGCTCTCGGGCCCGGCGGTCACTTCTGCCGTTTCCGGCCCGGGATCGAGGCCCGGGCCTGGCGGGCCTTGCCCGGGCTCGCGGTTCCCGGGCGGGCCGCCTCGGGCTGGCCGGCTGTTCCGGGCTGGCCGTAGACGCGAGGCGATTCGCGCCTCTCGGGGGCACGGATTTCCTCGGTCTCGCTGACCGGCTGGAAGTGGAACAGGGCCCGGATGGTCTCCTCTTCGACCCGGTCCAGCATGGCCTGGAACATATCGAAGCCTTCCTTCTTATATTCGACCAGCGGGTCGCGCTGGCCGTAGCCGCGGAGCCCGATGCCCTCTTTGAGGTAGTCCATGCCCAGAAGATGGTCCTTCCACTGGGTGTCGATGACGTGCAGCAGGATGATCCGCTCGAACTCGCGCATCCGCTCCTGGCCGAGCAGGCGCTCCTTGTCCTCGTAGGCCGCGATCAGCCGCGTTTGCAGCGCTTCGTGAAGGTCCTCAAAGGTGATGGCCGCCCAATCCAGGCCGATCTCGTCCACGTCGACCCCAAACTGGGCTCCGATCGCGGCCCGCAGGGCGGAGCGATCCCACTCTTCGGGAGCCTTGTCCTTGTTGGCGTGCTCGTCCAGCATCCAGTCGAGGATCTGATCGACGAGCTCCATGACGTAATCGCGCTGCGGCTTGCCGCCGAGGATCTCCAGCCGTTGCCGGTAGACCGTGGTGCGCTGCTTGTTCATGACGTCGTCGTACTCGAGGAGGTGTTTGCGGATCGAGAAGTTGTGGCCCTCGACCTGCTTCTGGGCCCGCTCAATGGCCCGGCTGACCATGGCATGCTCGATCGGAACGCCTTCGCCCATGCCGAAGCGGGCCATCAGCCCGGACAGACGGTCCGAGCCGAAGATCCGCATCAGGTCGTCTTCCAGGCTGAGGAAAAAGCGGGACGAGCCGGGATCGCCCTGACGGCCGGCCCGGCCGCGCAGCTGGTTGTCGATACGCCGGGCCTCGTGGCGCTCGGTGCCCGTGATGTGCAGGCCGCCCTGCCCAACCACCCTGGCGTGTTCCTCTTCGGTCACTCGGCGGGCCGCCTGCAGGGCCTTGTCCCATTGCTCCGGCGTCGCCTTGGCCGGGTCGAGCCCGGATTTGCGCATCTGGTCGCGGGCCAGCGTCTCGGGGTTGCCGCCGAGCAGGATGTCGACGCCTCGGCCGGCCATGTTGGTGGCGATGGTCACGGCCCCGGCCCGGCCGGCCTGGGCGATGATGCCGGCCTCCTGCTCGTGGTACTTGGCGTTAAGGACGATGTGCTTGACGCCCTGTTTACGGAGCAGGGTGCTGAGATGCTCGGACTTCTCGATCGAGGTCGTGCCGACCAGGACCGGCCGGCCGGCCGCCTGGATCTCGGTGATCTCCTTGATCACCGCTTCCCACTTCTCGCGGGCGGTCCGGAAGATGACGTCGGGGTTCTCGATCCGAACCAGAGGCACGTTGGTCGGAATCTCCATGACCCCCAAGCCGTAGATGTGGCGGAACTCGTCCGCTTCGGTGGCCGCCGTTCCGGTCATGCCGGACAGCTTGGCGTACATCCGGAAGTAGTTCTGGAAGGTGATCGAGGCCAGGGTCTGGTATTCCTGCTCGATCTTGACCCGCTCCTTGGCCTCCAGGGCCTGGTGCAGTCCGTCGCTGTAGCGGCGGCCGGGCATCAAGCGCCCCGTGAACTCGTCGACGATGACGACTTTCTCGTCCTTGACCATGTAGTCGACGTCGCGCTTGAACAGATAGTGAGCCTTGAGGGCCTGGTTGATGTGGTGGACGAGATCCATGTGGACCAGGTCGTAGAGGTTGGACACGCGCAGGAAGCGCTCGGATTCGGCGACGCCTTCTTCGATCAGGGAGACAGCCCGGGCCTTCTCGTCGATCTTGAAATGGACCTCGGGCTTGAAGCGGCGGACCAAGGTGTCGATCTTGAAGTACAGCTCGGTCGACTCCTCGGTCGGGCCGCTGATGATAAGCGGCGTGCGGGCCTCATCGATCAGGATTGAATCGACCTCGTCGACGATGGCGTAGTTGAACGGCCGCTGGACAAGATCCTCCAGCCGGAACTTCATGTTGTCGCGCAGGTAATCGAACCCGAACTCGTTGTTCGTGCCGTAGGTGATGTCGGAGGCGTAGGCGGCGCGCCGGTCGGCGTCCGGCATGTCGTGCTGGATGGTGCCGACGCTGAGGCCGAGGAAGCGATAGACGGGGCCCATCCATTCCGTATCGCGCTTGGCCAGGTAGTCGTTGACCGTGACGATGTGGACGCCCTTGCGCTCAAGGGAGTTGAGGTAGGCGGGCAGGGTGGCGACCAGGGTTTTGCCCTCGCCCGTCTTCATCTCGGCGATGCGGCCGCCGTGCAAGACGGCTCCGCCGATGAGCTGGACGTCGAAGTGGCGCATGCCCAGAACCCGGCGCGAGGCCTCCCGGACGACGGCGAAGGCCTCGGGCAGGAGGTCGTCCAGGGGCGTGCCCTGGCTCAAGCGATCGCGGAATTCGCCTGTTTTCGCGCGCAGGGCTTCGTCGGGCAAGGCTTGCAGTCGGGCCTCGAAGGCGCCCACGGCCGGGACGATCGGCAGGACCTTTTTGATGGCCCGGTCGTTCTC contains:
- the guaB gene encoding IMP dehydrogenase, yielding MLEHPIKEGLTFDDVLILPAASSVVPAETDVASRLSRRIELRAPIVSAAMDTVTKSAMAIAMAQNGGLGIVHRNMTVEAQADEVDKVKRHESGMIHDPISMRPTDLIGAARDVMQKYRISGLPITDGANTLVGILTNRDIRFETRWNMPIAQVMTRELVTVPVGTSLAEAEVLFHKHKIEKILVIDEGRRLKGMITYKDILKRIQYPNSAKDALGRLRVGAAIGTGEDALDRARALVAAKVDVIIVDTAHGHQERVLKMVERLRAEFPEQELIAGNIGTAEAARDLIDRGVDAVKVGVGPGSICTTRVVSGCGVPQITAIADVARAAREKDIPIIADGGVKSSGDVAKAIAAGASSVMLGNMLAGTDEAPGEAVMYQGRSYKIYRGMGSLEVMREGKSLDRYFRDAAAPETKLVPEGIEGMVPTKGPVASILHMVVGGLRSGMGYAGCRTIEEMREKARFIKISAAGLKESHVHDVTITKEAPNYRLE
- the secA gene encoding preprotein translocase subunit SecA; translated protein: MVKTLFGKIFGTENDRAIKKVLPIVPAVGAFEARLQALPDEALRAKTGEFRDRLSQGTPLDDLLPEAFAVVREASRRVLGMRHFDVQLIGGAVLHGGRIAEMKTGEGKTLVATLPAYLNSLERKGVHIVTVNDYLAKRDTEWMGPVYRFLGLSVGTIQHDMPDADRRAAYASDITYGTNNEFGFDYLRDNMKFRLEDLVQRPFNYAIVDEVDSILIDEARTPLIISGPTEESTELYFKIDTLVRRFKPEVHFKIDEKARAVSLIEEGVAESERFLRVSNLYDLVHMDLVHHINQALKAHYLFKRDVDYMVKDEKVVIVDEFTGRLMPGRRYSDGLHQALEAKERVKIEQEYQTLASITFQNYFRMYAKLSGMTGTAATEADEFRHIYGLGVMEIPTNVPLVRIENPDVIFRTAREKWEAVIKEITEIQAAGRPVLVGTTSIEKSEHLSTLLRKQGVKHIVLNAKYHEQEAGIIAQAGRAGAVTIATNMAGRGVDILLGGNPETLARDQMRKSGLDPAKATPEQWDKALQAARRVTEEEHARVVGQGGLHITGTERHEARRIDNQLRGRAGRQGDPGSSRFFLSLEDDLMRIFGSDRLSGLMARFGMGEGVPIEHAMVSRAIERAQKQVEGHNFSIRKHLLEYDDVMNKQRTTVYRQRLEILGGKPQRDYVMELVDQILDWMLDEHANKDKAPEEWDRSALRAAIGAQFGVDVDEIGLDWAAITFEDLHEALQTRLIAAYEDKERLLGQERMREFERIILLHVIDTQWKDHLLGMDYLKEGIGLRGYGQRDPLVEYKKEGFDMFQAMLDRVEEETIRALFHFQPVSETEEIRAPERRESPRVYGQPGTAGQPEAARPGTASPGKARQARASIPGRKRQK